The genomic DNA TTTCCCCTGAAAACGGGGGATTTGATGTTCGTTGGGTTCGATTCCCAAAACACATTCCACTCGTTGCGGTTTTCACCTCAGCCACGGCTGGAATTGCAGGGCGAACACGTCGGCGTTTTTGGCCTCGATGCGGAGGCGCACGATGGGGTGTTTGCGATCCAACGCGCTGAGGTCGGCGCCGGCTTTCCATTGGACGTTGCGGTTGAGGCTGTCGCCGATGAGGGGTTTGCAGTCTTCAAGGGCGTGGCCGGGGATGGGGGTGCAGTCGGGGTTGTACAGGCCGACGCGGACTTGGCCGCCCTCGGCGGTTTTGAAATTCAGCGTCAACCGCTCGGCGAGGCGGCCGAGGGTGATGGGCTTGGTGATTAGGAGCCCGCCTTTTTTGCCGGCGCGGAGGGAGACGAAGCCGTCCTTGCGATACTCGAAGCGGCGCACGCGGGTGTCGGGGCCGGTGTAGTAGGCTTCGGTGGCGTAGACGGAGAAGTGCATGGGGCGGCCGGGAATTTCCACGAGGCCCCAGGTCATGTAGTTGCTGCGGTTGCCCTTCCGGTCTTTGGGCGCGCTCTCGGGGATGACCGGATCGAGCCAGCGATGAAATCGTCGTCCGTCGCGGCTGACCATAAAGGTGGGCTCCACGCGCGAGCCTTGGTTGGGCAGGTAGCGCGTAGGGAAGCCGATGAGCAAATGCGGCGCGCGCGGGTACGGCTGCACGGCGTTGGTGTAAAGATGCTGCGCGGGGATGCCGGCTTGATACTCGAGCAAAACCGGCTTGGTCCAGTTTACAAAATCCTTCGAGGTGCCCGTCATGATGGCGCGCACGCCGTTGATGAATGTGCGGTGGTACTCGCGGTATTGTCCGGTGTGGGTGTCCCAAAAGGCGAGATTTTGTGAATCGAAGGCTCCGTCGGTGATGACCGGTTTATTTTTAATGAGCTTCCAGTGAATGCCGTCGGGCGATTGGAAAACATAGAGCCCCTTTTTGCCCGTCGGTCGGCCGCGGGCGATGCCTTTGTAACGTGCCTCGGGCAGGCACTTGGGGTTGTTATCTTTGAACGCCACGAAGCAATGCGTACCGATGCCGTCGAACACGATGTTGTTTTTCTTCGAGCCGTTGAATTCAAACAGGCCAAGATTCGGCTTCGTCCAGTGAATGCCGTCCTTGCTTTCCGCGTAACAGACCACTTCGCGATGCGTCGCTTTTTTGGTTTTTGTGTTCCAATGCGAGCCGCGGTAGTACATCCGAAACTTCGCGCCATCGCGAAAAATCGTGTAGTACGCGCAGGTGTTTCCTTCCCACGGCGCGCCGGTGGTGAGGACAACTTCTTTCGGTGCCGGTTGGTGCAGATGTTGTTTCAGGTCGCCGGATAGTTTGGCGATAAGATGGTTGTCGATAAACAACTCGCGTGCAGTGCCGTGCTCACCAAATTGGATCGGTGCGGCGGCGGAAACCAGTTGTGCGGCGAACAAGAGAATCAACAATGTGGATTTATTTTTCAAAGTGCAGTTGTGCTGATTGAAATTGAAATGGCGCGGACTCGCAAACTCGTCCCTCCCCAAAATTTCCATCCGACCCTGTCTGTGATATCCGTGTCTAAAACAGTTCCGTCAACGGCCGGCCTTTTTCGACAATATTGAAGAGACGACCGGTGGTGTCGGTGGCAGTGAGGTCGTCTATGCCCATGGCGTGGTAGACGGTGTGGGCGATGTTTTCCGGGCCCATTCTTTTCTCCACGGGATACTCGGCAAACGCGTCAGTTTTGCCGTAGGTTTGCCCGCCGCGAATGCCGCCGCCGGCGAGGACGACGCTTTGGCAGGCGGTCCAGTGATCGCGTCCGCCGCCGGTGGTGCCGCCGGAGCGGGGGTCGCCAATCTTCGGTTTGCGGCCCATTTCGCTGGTGAGCATCACGAGGGTGGAATCGAGCAACCCGCGCTGGGCGAGATCCTCGAGCAACGCAGAGTAGCATTGGTCAAAGCGCGGGAGCAGATCGGTTTTGAGGCAGTTGAAATTATTTCCGTGCGTATCCCAACCGCCGGCGCTGCGGCATTTTTTGGCGAGCTTGGAATCGATGCCATCCACGCGCCAAAAGACGGTGATGAACGGCACGCCCGCCTCAACCAGCCGACGCGCCATCAGTAGGCTCATGCCGTTGAGATGTTCGCCGTAGCGTTCGCGCACGTTTTTCGGTTCGCTGGCGATGTCAAATGCGCCGGCGGTTTCGGTGCTGGAGAGGAGGTCAAACGCTTTTTGTTGTTGGCTCGTGTAATTGGCAATGGCGGGGTCAACATCGGCGGTGCGACGGGCGGAGTTGATGGCCTCGAGAAAAACTTTACGCTCGGCGAGCCGCTTGTGATTCATGCCCCCGGCAAGTGTAAGCGAGGGGGCGGTAAAATTCATGGGTGCCGCGTGTTGGCCATAAATGTAAAATGGATCGTGTTCCAGCCCGAGGCGCCCGGCGAATTGGCCGGGGCGCGTGTAAGGCGCGCGGCTGGGTTTGTAGGGCAGGGTGATCACCTGTGGCAGCTTGGGGTGCTTCGGCCGACGCTGGCCAATTACGCAGCCCATGTACGGCGCGTCCGTGGCGTACGGTCGGCGGTTGTTGCCTTGAGTGCGAAAGGTGAGATCCGGCACGTTGCCGGTGAGGTTGTAATAATAACCGGCGTGATGATCGCCCGTGGCGAGGCCGAAATCGGTGACGGATCGGACGATGGCGAGGTGCTTGCCTTGCTTGGCGGTGAGCGGGAGGTGTTCGCAAATATCCACGCCCGGCGCGGTGGTTTTGATGGGACGGAACGGTCCACGGTATTCCATTGGCGCTTCGGGCTTCATATCCCACATATCGATATGTGATGAGCCGCCACAGAGGAAAAATAGGATGGTAGATTTGGCCGGCTTTGCCCGCCCACCCGGCGCACCGAGCGAAGGGAATGCCAACCCGCCCAAACTAGCGGTAGACGCCATGAGAAATGCACGCCGATCCATAGGGAAAATATCCAGTGTCCAAGGCAAAATGTCCAATAAAAACCCAATTCAAAAAGAACCCTCCAATACGGCCAATTCTGGAACCGCCAGTTTTGGGATTTGAGCATTGGCGATTGGGCATTTTCCCCGTAGTCTTTTGCGTATGAAATTCATTTCGCTGTTATTTCTTGCCTTCACGATCACCGTTTTTGCCGCCGACCCCAAGACGTTTAAACAGGGCACCGGTCCCGGTTGGCGGGCAATGACGGAGGCGGATTTTACCAAAGTGAATTGCGATCCGGACACTTGGAAGTGGGGCAAAGACGGCCTCATCCAATGCACCGGCAAACCGGTGGGCGTGATTCGCACGAAGAAACAATTTACCAACCTCGAGCTGGTTGTGCAATGGCGGCACTTAAAGCACGCGGGCAACAGCGGGGTATTTCTGTGGGCCATGCCCGAGAGCATCAAGAATTTAGAAGCGGGCAAAGGGCGTCTGCCGTGGGGCATTGAGGTGCAGGTGTTGGATTTGGGCTACGAGACGAACTGGGAGAAATCCAAAGGCAAACCGTCGAACTGGTTTACCTCGCACGGCGACGTGTTCCCCACCGGCAAGGCCCGGATGAAAGCGATTACGCCACAGATCACTTACACCCGCGAGGATGGCTCAAAATACACGGTTGGCAATCCGAAGAGCAGCCGCAGCTTTCCCACTCAACGCCTCACGCACGGCGTCGGTAAATGGAACCACTACCACATTCGCGCGGTGGATGGCGAAGTGAAGCTGTGGGTGAACGGCGTGATGGTCACCGGCGGCAAAGAGTGCAATCCGGCCACGGGTTTTCTCTGCCTCGAAAGCGAAGGCTCGCCGATTGAATTCAAAGGCCTGCGCATTCGCGAGCTGCCTTAAATCTCGGCCAGCAGCACCACGTAATTTTTCCCGTACGTCTCGGCGCACTTGGGGCAGGTGGTGTAATAAAATAATTGCCGCTTGAGCGTTT from Limisphaerales bacterium includes the following:
- a CDS encoding DUF1080 domain-containing protein — translated: MKFISLLFLAFTITVFAADPKTFKQGTGPGWRAMTEADFTKVNCDPDTWKWGKDGLIQCTGKPVGVIRTKKQFTNLELVVQWRHLKHAGNSGVFLWAMPESIKNLEAGKGRLPWGIEVQVLDLGYETNWEKSKGKPSNWFTSHGDVFPTGKARMKAITPQITYTREDGSKYTVGNPKSSRSFPTQRLTHGVGKWNHYHIRAVDGEVKLWVNGVMVTGGKECNPATGFLCLESEGSPIEFKGLRIRELP
- a CDS encoding DUF1501 domain-containing protein, with translation MDRRAFLMASTASLGGLAFPSLGAPGGRAKPAKSTILFFLCGGSSHIDMWDMKPEAPMEYRGPFRPIKTTAPGVDICEHLPLTAKQGKHLAIVRSVTDFGLATGDHHAGYYYNLTGNVPDLTFRTQGNNRRPYATDAPYMGCVIGQRRPKHPKLPQVITLPYKPSRAPYTRPGQFAGRLGLEHDPFYIYGQHAAPMNFTAPSLTLAGGMNHKRLAERKVFLEAINSARRTADVDPAIANYTSQQQKAFDLLSSTETAGAFDIASEPKNVRERYGEHLNGMSLLMARRLVEAGVPFITVFWRVDGIDSKLAKKCRSAGGWDTHGNNFNCLKTDLLPRFDQCYSALLEDLAQRGLLDSTLVMLTSEMGRKPKIGDPRSGGTTGGGRDHWTACQSVVLAGGGIRGGQTYGKTDAFAEYPVEKRMGPENIAHTVYHAMGIDDLTATDTTGRLFNIVEKGRPLTELF